A stretch of [Clostridium] scindens DNA encodes these proteins:
- the prdA gene encoding D-proline reductase (dithiol) proprotein PrdA yields MSITAETAKEHAHDPAVLCCRAEAGITIEAANLEDPAIFDDLVDSGLLNLDGALTIEEVLGAKLTKTCDSLCPLTADVVEGAKAPTAPAAEEVVEEAPAAPAPVAAPVAGPAAGGTLKIHIGEGKDIDLEIPVGALGGGAAVAPLPAGAEAVVAGAAAPEAAGEEKVVRSLTRKHFTITEVKRGPETKIEGTTLYIREGIESEVIDNQELVKDFKLEIITPDLYHTYSETVMDVQPIATKEGDDELGTGVTRVLDGVVMMLTGVDEGGVQIGEFGSSEGYLDENIMWNRPSCPDKGEIFIKGNIVIQEKTNMERRGPMAAHTAFDVITQEIREVMKKLDESLVADTEELKQVRRPGKKKVVIVKEIMGQGAMHDNFILPVEPVGVLGARANVDLGNVPVCVSPLEVLDGCIHALTCIGPASKEMSRHYWREPLVLEALHDPEVDLCGVVFVGSPQINAEKFYVSRRVGHTVEMMDADGAFVTTEGFGNNHIDFASHIEQIGMRGIPVVGMSYCAVQGALVVGNKYMTYMVDNNKSEAGIENEILGNNTLCPEDAVRALAMLKTAMAGEDVKAAEKKWNPNVKSTNVELIESAYGTKVDLVENEQALPMSEKRRLKYS; encoded by the coding sequence ATGTCAATCACAGCTGAAACAGCTAAAGAACATGCTCATGATCCTGCGGTATTATGTTGTAGAGCCGAAGCAGGCATTACAATCGAAGCTGCTAATCTTGAAGATCCAGCGATCTTTGATGACTTGGTAGATTCAGGATTATTGAACCTGGATGGTGCATTGACCATCGAAGAAGTTTTGGGAGCAAAACTTACAAAAACATGTGATTCTCTTTGCCCATTAACTGCAGATGTAGTTGAAGGTGCAAAAGCGCCGACTGCTCCAGCAGCAGAAGAGGTAGTAGAGGAAGCACCAGCAGCACCGGCACCGGTTGCAGCACCTGTAGCAGGACCTGCAGCAGGCGGAACACTTAAGATCCATATTGGAGAAGGAAAGGACATCGACCTTGAGATCCCAGTTGGAGCACTTGGCGGCGGAGCAGCAGTTGCACCATTGCCAGCAGGAGCAGAGGCGGTTGTTGCAGGAGCAGCAGCACCAGAAGCAGCTGGAGAAGAAAAAGTTGTAAGAAGCTTAACAAGAAAGCACTTCACGATCACAGAAGTTAAGAGAGGACCAGAGACCAAGATCGAAGGAACGACTCTTTACATTCGTGAAGGCATTGAGTCAGAAGTTATTGACAACCAGGAACTTGTAAAAGATTTCAAACTGGAAATCATCACTCCTGATTTATACCACACATATTCTGAGACTGTTATGGACGTTCAGCCAATCGCTACAAAAGAAGGCGATGACGAACTCGGAACAGGTGTTACAAGAGTACTTGACGGCGTTGTTATGATGCTGACAGGTGTTGATGAAGGCGGAGTTCAGATCGGTGAGTTCGGTTCTTCAGAAGGATACCTTGACGAGAACATTATGTGGAATCGTCCAAGCTGCCCAGATAAAGGCGAGATCTTTATCAAGGGTAACATCGTAATCCAGGAAAAGACAAACATGGAACGTCGTGGACCTATGGCTGCTCATACAGCATTTGATGTAATCACACAGGAAATCCGCGAAGTTATGAAGAAACTTGATGAGAGCCTTGTTGCTGATACGGAAGAACTGAAGCAGGTTCGCCGTCCAGGCAAGAAGAAAGTCGTTATCGTTAAGGAAATCATGGGACAGGGAGCTATGCATGACAACTTCATCCTTCCTGTAGAGCCTGTTGGCGTTCTTGGCGCAAGAGCTAACGTAGACTTAGGAAACGTACCGGTTTGCGTATCTCCATTGGAAGTTCTTGATGGATGTATCCATGCATTAACATGTATCGGACCTGCATCTAAGGAAATGTCCAGACATTACTGGAGAGAGCCATTGGTTCTGGAAGCATTGCATGATCCGGAAGTTGACCTTTGCGGTGTTGTATTTGTAGGATCTCCTCAGATCAATGCTGAGAAATTCTATGTATCCCGTCGTGTAGGCCATACTGTAGAAATGATGGATGCTGATGGAGCTTTCGTTACAACAGAAGGTTTCGGAAACAACCACATCGATTTCGCAAGCCATATCGAGCAGATCGGTATGAGAGGAATCCCGGTTGTTGGCATGTCTTACTGTGCAGTTCAGGGCGCGCTGGTTGTTGGTAACAAGTATATGACATACATGGTAGACAACAACAAGTCTGAAGCTGGTATCGAGAACGAGATTCTTGGTAACAATACGCTTTGCCCAGAAGATGCTGTTCGTGCACTTGCTATGCTTAAGACTGCAATGGCAGGCGAAGACGTTAAGGCTGCTGAGAAGAAGTGGAATCCAAACGTTAAGTCTACAAACGTAGAGTTAATTGAGAGCGCATACGGAACAAAGGTTGATCTTGTTGAAAATGAGCAGGCTCTTCCAATGAGCGAAAAACGTAGATTAAAATACAGCTAA
- the prdC gene encoding proline reductase-associated electron transfer protein PrdC gives MGNVQILLRQHVGAPCEAIVKVGDKVEKGTLIATPTGLGANIFSSVYGVVEEVLEDRIVIKPDEEQKDEFVPIKEGSKLEMVKEAGIVGMGGAGFPTGVKIGTDLHGGYILVNAAECEPGLRHNIQQIEEKTDITIRGLKYCMEISNAAKGIIAIKKKNEKAIELLREAIKDEDNITIHLLPDIYPMGEERAVVRECLGKLLDPTQLPSAADAVVINCETLLRIAEAIELKKPCFSKNMTVIGKINGGNEPHVFMDVPVGTCVADMIEKAGGIDGTYGEIIMGGAFTGKSTTLDAPTTKTTGGIIVTVEFPDLHGAPVGLLVCACGGSEDRMRELCEKMNGKVVSVARCKQAVEPKPGAALKCENPGNCPGQAQKCLQFKKDGAEYIIIGNCSDCSNTVMGSAPKLKLKTFHQTDHVMRTIGHPLYRRLTVSKEVDQLPNGK, from the coding sequence ATGGGAAATGTACAGATTTTATTACGTCAGCATGTTGGTGCACCCTGTGAGGCAATCGTAAAGGTTGGGGATAAGGTAGAAAAAGGTACCTTGATTGCAACTCCTACAGGACTTGGCGCTAACATCTTTTCCAGCGTCTACGGCGTGGTGGAAGAGGTCTTGGAAGACCGAATCGTCATCAAGCCGGATGAAGAGCAGAAAGATGAGTTTGTACCTATTAAGGAAGGCAGCAAGCTTGAGATGGTTAAGGAAGCCGGAATCGTAGGTATGGGCGGCGCAGGATTCCCAACTGGCGTGAAGATTGGAACGGACCTTCACGGCGGATATATCCTGGTAAATGCTGCAGAATGCGAACCTGGACTTCGCCACAATATCCAGCAGATTGAAGAAAAGACAGATATTACAATCCGCGGATTGAAATACTGCATGGAGATATCCAATGCAGCAAAAGGAATTATTGCTATTAAGAAGAAGAACGAGAAAGCAATCGAACTTCTCAGAGAGGCGATCAAGGACGAAGACAATATCACGATCCATCTTCTTCCGGATATTTACCCGATGGGAGAGGAAAGAGCGGTAGTAAGAGAATGTCTCGGAAAACTGCTTGATCCTACACAGTTGCCGTCAGCAGCAGATGCAGTCGTAATCAACTGCGAGACCCTGCTTCGTATCGCAGAAGCGATCGAACTTAAGAAACCTTGCTTCAGCAAGAACATGACGGTTATTGGAAAGATTAACGGTGGAAACGAGCCGCATGTATTCATGGATGTTCCGGTTGGAACCTGCGTTGCAGACATGATCGAGAAGGCAGGCGGAATCGATGGTACATATGGCGAGATTATCATGGGTGGAGCATTTACTGGAAAGTCCACCACATTAGACGCGCCTACTACGAAGACGACAGGCGGAATCATCGTAACGGTTGAGTTCCCGGATCTTCACGGAGCACCGGTAGGATTGCTTGTCTGTGCGTGCGGCGGAAGCGAGGACCGTATGCGCGAACTTTGCGAAAAGATGAATGGAAAGGTCGTTTCTGTGGCAAGATGTAAACAGGCGGTTGAGCCTAAGCCGGGCGCAGCGCTTAAGTGCGAGAACCCAGGAAACTGTCCTGGACAGGCACAGAAATGTCTGCAGTTCAAGAAAGACGGCGCAGAGTATATCATCATTGGTAACTGCTCAGACTGTTCCAACACAGTTATGGGATCTGCACCGAAGTTAAAACTGAAGACATTCCATCAGACAGACCATGTGATGAGAACCATCGGTCATCCGTTATACAGAAGACTGACAGTATCCAAAGAAGTTGACCAGCTGCCAAACGGCAAATAG